The following proteins are co-located in the Silene latifolia isolate original U9 population chromosome 1, ASM4854445v1, whole genome shotgun sequence genome:
- the LOC141658068 gene encoding uncharacterized protein LOC141658068: MTYGICFSMDHRTIWDMEWAFFLSHQLVNTCPCPSNWISMSRTMPQNMKHVGGSWKIKIQSLALYQTRIEELEKYFEDIQYVHLPREENQFEDALSKLAALINIPDHINSMSICIERRSSPAYVNAIDDAEEGETKPWYTFIFKFKEIKEYPRDLDTCGKRTLRMLSTQFIRTDDGQSYKKTGQGVLLRCIDKPTAEKDMEEVHNGECGPHMNAYMLVHKIIRLGYYWTRMETDCCKYVRHCQNCQIFASVQRVAPSMLYNMTSPWPFSTSGIDIIVKVNP; encoded by the exons ATGACGTATGGGATTTGTTTTTCGATGGATCATCGAACTATATGGGATATGGAGTGGGCATTCTTCTTATCTCACCAGCTAGTGAACACGTGCCCGTGTCCATCAAACTGGATTTCAATGTCACGAACAATGCCGCAGAATATGAAGCAT GTGGGTGGGTCATGGAAAATTAAGATCCAAAGTTTGGCCCTATATCAAACAAGAATCGAAGAATTGGAAAAGTACTTCGAGGATATTCAATATGTTCACCTCCCGAGAGAGGAAAATCAGTTTGAAGATGCGCTATCTAAGCTAGCTGCCTTGATCAACATTCCCGACCATATAAACAGTATGTCAATATGTATCGAACGAAGATCTTCACCTGCCTATGTGAATGCGATTGATGATGCCGAGGAAGGTGAAACCAAACCCTGGTACACATTCATTTTCAAATTCAAGGAAATAAAAGAGTATCCTCGCGACCTTGACACATGTGGGAAGCGCACTCTACGAATGTTATCCACCCAATTCATCAGGACCGATGATGGGCAATCATACAAGAAGACGGGTCAAGGTGTTTTGTTGCGATGCATCGATAAACCGACAGCTGAAAAGGACATGGAGGAAGTCCATAATGGTGAATGTGGGCCACACATGAATGCCTATATGTTAGTCCATAAGATCATAAGGCTTGGTTACTATTGGACAAGAATGGAAACAGATTGTTGCAAGTATGTCAGGCACTGTCAAAATTGTCAGATATTTGCAAGTGTACAGCGTGTGGCACCTTCTATGTTATACAACATGACGTCACCATGGCCATTTTCAACCTCAGGAATTGACATCATTGTAAAAGTAAACCCATGA